Proteins encoded within one genomic window of Rhododendron vialii isolate Sample 1 chromosome 1a, ASM3025357v1:
- the LOC131333231 gene encoding uncharacterized protein LOC131333231, whose product MASRPPPRHNWVQAEEMLLISELKSMAVSRLWTTSSGHFRPSYTSYLKRFMNNDFPDASIEEWHIEAKIKKWRRTCFIIVNLLDRPGFEWDASQNIVVAEDDVWDAFVQVNKQAREARDVQFPLFEDWRVCFIPPPEEPEE is encoded by the exons ATGGCTAGTCGTCCGCCTCCTCGTCACAATTGGGTCCAGGCTGAGGAGATGCTGTTGATTTCGGAACTGAAATCAATGGCGGTGTCCCGATTGTGGACCACCAGCAGTGGACACTTTCGTCCAAGTTACACGAGCTACTTGAAACGTTTCATGAACAATGATTTTCCCGATGCTAGCATTGAGGAATGGCATATAGAAGCGAAGATAAAGAAGTGGCGCCGTACTTGCTTCATCATTGTCAACCTACTTGATCGTCCCGGGTTTGAATGGGATGCAAGTCAAAACATTGTGGTGGCTGAAGACGACGTTTGGGATGCATTCGTCCAA GTTAACAAACAAGCTAGGGAGGCAAGAGATGTTCAATTTCCACTGTTTGAAGATTGGCGTGTTTGCTTCATTCCTCCTCCCGAAGAGCCCGAGGAGTAG